In Capsicum annuum cultivar UCD-10X-F1 chromosome 8, UCD10Xv1.1, whole genome shotgun sequence, the genomic window ATAGCATTATACCGTACTAATATTGTAAAAAGCAAAGTTAAAAGAAAGGTAAGACTAACCTAGGTCGAAAACACGTGAATTCCTCTATATTGGAATTTTCTCCTTCCGAAAAGCCTCCAACCACTGTCATACTGTCAAAATAACAATCTAGTAATCAAGACAATAATAGTAACATCCATATTGCGAATTTGCACTCTAGATCATAAATCGTTCTAAACATTATACATGGGGTCCATTTAAGATATTCAAAATTAAACAATATCAACCCCCGCCCCTCTAGATCAATGATCTTTTGCTAAAAAATTTAACACCATTAACTCCAAGATTGATCCAAAACAACcccaaataaattttaaaactcaaaaacaaagtaaagaataaaatgaaaattaaattggAAGCATACAAGTTAATGATGGAAAAACTACAACTTTAACATCCCCAAGATACCCCCAAATTCAATTTAATGTTCCCACACTATTTTCTGAGATCTAATATCACCTATGGTGTTAAACTTAGAAACTTTAATCCAAAAAACAAAAGGAGAAATATTTATACTCATAGGGGTCCCTTCATCGCAATCACGGGACCCTCTGATTGCTATTGTGGAACCATAAGGATCGTGATGGTCTAGCAATACGATCGCGATGCAAAAGCTAGTCTGGTCTCACAATCCTTCTTTATTGCGATATAGATTTTCAACCACGTTATCACGATGATCAAGGTCCATGGACCCTCGCGATTGCAAAGGTCTTTATTTCATAAGTGATGAAAGACATGGGCCTAAACCAAcaatttttcaagttcaagtgGACTCCGATCGGATGCTCAAAATTTATGCGAATTTTTGTGCACGCAATGATTTATACTATCCTATCAAATTATGTATTTCAGACTCAATGAAACCATCAAAAATTCTAATAGACATCGTTTCTAAAAAAAtggattccacactcaagttttCATTTTTACCAAACTCTTGTTAATAGTCCAAAATTAGCATGGAAGTCTCGAAACGTGAACCAAGGATTTtactatcctaaaatcaatcttcCCAAGCTAAAGGGACTATCAAAATTATTATCTGAGGCCGTTTATATGATGTTTTGGCTCGACACCACTTTCTCAAACATAGAAGCTCTAAAACAGAGTAATTGAgataaaaaccaaatgaacttctCAAAAATTGAACTGTCAGTTTCAGCAAGTCTTATATGAGTTGGAAAAGCTATATGAAAACCCTAAAAGCAGAAAAAGTATATGATAAAACAGAAAATGACTTAGATGGTCATTACAAATGGATCTCATATATTCATATTAATTAGCTTTACTAGTATTAATACTCACGAAATGCgctattattattaaaaaaaataatcaaaatatattagtattatttattttttttaattttacattaaatttAATTGCTTCAGTATTAAAAGTAACATTTTTATTGAGGTCACTTTGGTTATGTGTGTAGATTAATTCTAACTTCTACACATGATATATAAATTGAGGGTTACTAAAGTGATTCTTTTAACACTTTTTAAGTTAGAAAAAAGGGAAGctttaaaattctaattttatataacaactttttttcacaaatattatttttaattattattttctcatttatattaatagattattattttaaaacatcTATATTATTGTTAACttccattttatttcttatttatacCAACAATAATTtactttaatcttttaaaaaatttaaaaaataattatactcaATATTACTAATTTATActtcaaaatcaattcaaaaaataaacgCACTCAatccaaatgaaaaataaatactaattACTTTGGTAAAATTTTCTAATTAATTCTGATTTACATGTTTCTACACATAAACTATATTGATTTCATtaacataaatatttacaatgaaaacttttttttttctatttggtGTCTGGTACCcacattggagcccgactaattcgAATTCGCACcgggtagggctcattcggggaTAAAGCTTCCTACCACGGATTTTTTCATATCCAAGGCTCGAACCCAAAATTTTTGATTAACGGAAgagcagcctcatccactgcaccacatcctttgaTGGCCACAAAGAGAACTTACTTCCTAACATCACTCTAAATTTCTTTtagactaaaaatttaaaaaaaaataaatcacaatcTTTATATCAAGTTAAACATTACCACATAAATTTGAAAATGAATGTGTAATTTGGTGTGAAGAAATGTGAGTAAAACtttttatgaacaaggataaggataaagcaTATGATCTTTTCATTTCGAACTTATACATTCTTAGaagcatatatttttcttaaagcTCGATTTAATTTGTATCTAGTCACAATTTATCATTTAGTCGTAGTTATTGGCGGTGTTGTTACCTTATTTCAAACGCATAACATTTATTTTCTGATATCACGACAAGTTACATGATTATTTAGAGATAACACTCTTTTAAAAAGTAAATTCAAAacactcaaataaaaaaaaaaagaaagaaattaaagtttAATCTTTCAATATTTGACAACGTGTGTCTGGAAATTTCATTGCTGCTATATAGAGGTGTtgctataatataatatatataacaaCACTTATCAATAGCAACACTGAAATTTTCAGACACACATTACCAATATtgaaagatttaattttaatttctttcttcttctttttcttttagtattttgaagttaccttttcttttgagcatgcatgcatacatacatatatatgtatttgcttAGATTATATATACGAACTTGAAGTTTACTGTATGCATGAAATTAATAAtgattaatataaatattttgatatttcgttttatacataatattattttttacaaattattattacataatatttgagtatTTATTTTGTAGAGAAAATTTTACAAAGATTATACAATTATAATAAATGTCATTATTGTTATAGGTATAATagtgttatatataaataaaatataagatgaAATATTAATTTTGGAGATAATCATAGTGCTATAGTGAAATGCATAACGAGTGAAGTGAAGTAAGCGGTATACAATCCCACCCCAGCCTTCCTTTAGTTTGAAAACATTAGAATCCTAATTTGATTAGGAGTACTGAGGACTTAGTAGTTCCTGCTCATAATATTACATTCGATTATCTTCTAGAAAACACTAGAAACCCAATTTAACATTGACTTTGGCACGTTTCAAAATTACCATGTGAGGTACAATTCAAATTCCTTCGCACGAGAGACTTCATTATCAAACAGTTTACCAAAATTCGAAGCAATTAAGGTAGGCTGGTAAATTTAAATtaggtaaaaaataaaagaaaccacgTAATTTGCCATGTTAACCACCTTTCACCTAAAATTACGCGCACACTTCTTTATTTGGTTGAGTGGGAGATCGTTACTCCAATTTCAAACGCCACGGTACTGCTAGATTCTAGCAATTTTTTTGTGAGAAAACACAGCGGATGTTTTGCACCGGCTACTCTAAAGGGGATATGAACAATGACAAATGTAGTCAACAACAACACTCAAAATATCTCGTATTTACGATCTTCTCTCACTACACGTTCTTCTACTGCTGCTGCAAGAGTTGCTTCCCAGGGCGGTGGAAGTGGCGGAAATGGTTCGCAAGCTTGTGCCGCGTGCAAATATCAACGCCGAAGATGTGCGCCTGACTGTCCCTTAGCACCTTATTTTCCGGCCAAAAGACACAAAGATTTTCTCAATGCCCACAAACTCTTCGGCGTTAGTAACATATTAAAGGTCCTTAAAAATGTTTCACCGTTTCAGAAAGACAACGCGATGAAAGCATTAATCTTCGAGGCTAATATTCGTGCCGGCGACCCTGTTGGAGGATGTTATCGGACTATCTTGAATCTGCATCGGCAAATTAATCTTTGTCAGGCTGAATTGCAATTTGTTTATCGTCAGATTTTTCGTGTCAAGGCCGCGGCTATCCAAGTACAACCGAATATTAATACAAAGGCATGCTCTCTCAATGAAATTAATAATAgtattttgggttttgatttttcaCCAATCCCCTGTCTTCATGAATTCGACATATCTACTTCCATTGGAGAAGGATCAAATAGTCAAATAGTAGAAGGAGAACGACTTGAGGGATTTAACAATGAAAAATTTGAAGCTAAAACAGTGATGTCAATTTGTAATGACAAACAATCGATTGTTGAACATGGAGATTTCAAGCCATATTTTGGAAATTTTCATGATTATAAAGGCAAAGGAATAGCAACAGAACTAAGGtaagttaattaattatttgttgtttttacaTATTCAAGAATCTCTAACTTACTAAGAATTAGAATATTAAACTCCAGTCTGTTATTAATCGGGTCTAAGATATTAATTTCTTTcgaatttcttatttattttgttgtttggCAGATTACCgtgaatttcttatttattttgttctttggTAGATTACCGTGAATTAGTAGATTGttggaataaactaaaataattaataataaatcaaGAAAGGGAGGTTAGCTATATATAAAATTACTTTCAATGCATACATCTTTTAAGAAAATGTATCAACCTTAATAATTGACGTCTATATAAAACTGCACCTTTTATTTTCTCTACAAAGACTTGTTGTATCCATAGGTGGGGTAACAAGCTAAGCCAGTCGGCTTGCAGACTCAAAATAATTGCGCTCTTTTGTAATCTGAGGAAACATATCAActttttgtaaatcttttatcGAAAATTGCATTTGTGTGTGAAATGATTGAGTTTGTATTAACAGGGATTTGTCTAAACTTTACTTTTTTCGTGCAGCAATGAGAAGTTGTGAGAAAAGTAAATTGATTCGGGATGATTCTTCTATCTTCACTCAAGGACCAAATGTTCAAGCACTTGTATAAAGTGTATCGTCTTTGTTGTCATATTCTTATGCACGTAGACGGAGATTATTTCTTTTTCCGACAGTTTTTACAAAAGATTTAAGACAtatctatataattttttaacaGTCTTACCATAATATTTTAGTCACATTCTTAGGGTCactaaattttagtttcatcATACATGATAAACAGTATTGATCTGCTATCGCCTAGAGTAATTAGCAAGAATTTTGGATTTAGAAGTTGTAAAAGAGAGAAAGTGCCACACTCTGGGAACTTTTCCTTCCAGAAGTTTATTTTTCTTGTCATTTTAATTCCACTCCCTTTGGTACTTACATACCCTACAAACTGTCCCTCTTTACCAtgtttatttcaaataatttaatctCTAATGTTTCTATCATGCCCTACATAAAGAACATAGTATAGTTTGGAAGGAAACCATTGACAAATTTGAACTGCCAATATTTAGACGCTGAACACTCCCAAGTCCTAAGATAGCCATCTTTGAATTAAACGTTTTCCAGTTCAAGGAGGAAGACAAGGTCAGCACGATCAGAAGCCAAATAAATAACTATACAATAGGAAACAGGAGATGCCAGTGAAGGATTGCTATTGCGTCCACAAGCCTGCAGTCACGAGGCATATCTGTTGTAAAATTGGAGATCAAGGAGGATTACTCTTTTTTAGGTTTAAGACATTACATTCAGTTAGGTGCTTTCGGCATGAGGGATTTGACTTAggttgcatttgttttttttaagattcagacgtctgaatctgaatgcacatctgaatgttTAAGAGGTTGTCTCTAGATCTGGAAGCTGAATGATTAaaactgtttgtttttcaacatctgaatgcataaaaaaatttatttgtgtatataataaaataaaaaatacaattcaaataaaaaactaattatatatcagaaaagtatgtaatttaatacaataaaattcttatttgattgaaaaaacatatttatgtttgttagtgatagtgacgatggtttataatggtggttgcagtgacaatgattgatgttagtgattagtagtatttgtggtgatagttgtgatggttggtattgtagtgactgttatgatggtgacgGCTGATAGCGATGGTGGTGATTGTGATGTGACGTtacttgatgttagtagttggaggtgttgattgtgatggcttaAAAATGAATCGATGGTGGTTGACAATGTgttggattgtttggacatggttttttATTTGGGCATTAATGGTAAGATGTGTAACTAATTCGTAGAAGGTAGATGTTCTAGGGgtaccaaaactggaaactcatatttgcctatATGAGGGGTCCTCGATGACCATGTGCGAGTGTCAAATTTCATATTggagggatatactagtcattccatgggatatttcctggtcatgcggctacacatATTGGGGCTCTTTCattagggggagctgaacccatacgaCCCATGGGTGTGGTTAAATAACAAGGTTATACAACCCAGgtaaggttttaaatgtatgctaaacacggattccctttcccggcacttatatatatgtatggttgtatgcattatggatggttttacttgattgtTTAAATGGCATTTCATTCTCCTTATCTTGAGATACAAGCTAGCGATCATTCGCTAACATGTTTGCTGGTGGTTGTATTttcacgctatgcaggaaccgaccgtttgactcttcctacatagtgattgactcagggataacatttggattaaagtggtgagctttcatatttttggaaggctccatttcatgatatgaacattcttagacattttgcttttattttggacattgatTTTGGCtttggttaggggcatgtcccaattagatatttgtatttttttggatagagactttgtggtacttctgggggttggtatgagtgggattggtattggtgttggccttggaattagaataagctgggaggctggcatcatcggacatgatttctcactgttccactgtattatatttttgttttgattatgatattattctttgatattctctttggtttggtataatatggatggttggtttggtgcgGGTAGACTCAGTTGGGTTAGTTAATGTTTTGACCCTATCCTATTAGTCTTCATGAGAGAATTTATCCaatcttattatatgctcaaaattcatctcaTATAAGGCTAtgaaaggtggttgggttgggttaagagGGCAGTTCTTGGTCCCGATTGGACTTGTGATGCCCATTACGTCTACGTAttggttcggg contains:
- the LOC107879650 gene encoding LOB domain-containing protein 22-like; translation: MTNVVNNNTQNISYLRSSLTTRSSTAAARVASQGGGSGGNGSQACAACKYQRRRCAPDCPLAPYFPAKRHKDFLNAHKLFGVSNILKVLKNVSPFQKDNAMKALIFEANIRAGDPVGGCYRTILNLHRQINLCQAELQFVYRQIFRVKAAAIQVQPNINTKACSLNEINNSILGFDFSPIPCLHEFDISTSIGEGSNSQIVEGERLEGFNNEKFEAKTVMSICNDKQSIVEHGDFKPYFGNFHDYKGKGIATELSNEKL